Proteins co-encoded in one Aethina tumida isolate Nest 87 chromosome 7, icAetTumi1.1, whole genome shotgun sequence genomic window:
- the LOC109607922 gene encoding nose resistant to fluoxetine protein 6, which yields MKCVLLLVFLVFSSAFCHGHEVQDTKTDVEKINILEDTAISEDCRRSLKNIGWKNETNDNILESNVIYDLGHFDECVKFSNRKYCIGKHYENENLYHLIQNTSQYLIKRVTKEFSVKYSGRCLPIDCNQKDFNIIFEEEMDEKFCTCKTDINKSVLLSSVTLYVFVGLIILILLSSLYDLAISFSDTIPDYEVLTAFSLITNVQKFFKCNENPEDLSCLNGMKCISVLWIVLYYEWRILAAGPVESYGGLINFLNSSANLIFFQGDMAIDTFFTIGGITTAYAFTRMYQKKGSCSIKDVAKLCMHRYLRMTPVLAAMVLLYATTLSRLGNGPVWHHIEESLVEPCKTYWWTSLLYIQNYINHSDYCIVQSWYLSVDMQMFFLSPLLLIPLENFPKTSISFILCMIAVGIGVNFYISYSFELPYASFALDNNSDIYFEIFYSRLYCRYSAYLLGLVCGWSLNKIRKDCDNFILTKFASIFTWSMMFISIIVCIYFPYVFLHSAKNVTANAFYNSLIRIIFSIAICTLVVLCSTGNGGFVNHFLSSKLFFVMTKLVYSMYLVHFMVIACRIFSTRSAWQFTRSSIMFNYIGDVVITILISFILVILFDFPCMAIHKLIFGKDCCERRKMSRMSNRFKLSISQ from the exons ATGAAATGTGTATTGTTATTGGTGTTTTTGGTGTTTTCTTCCGCGTTTTGTCACGGCCATGAAGTTCAAGACACCAAAACTGATGTTGAGAAGATTAATATACTTGAAGATACGGCTATATCTGAAGATTGTCGGAGATCTCTTAAAAACATAGGGTGGAAAAATGAAACGAACGATAATATACTTG AATCAAACGTGATTTACGACTTAGGACATTTCGATGAGTGTGTTAAATTTTCCAATCGCAAATACTGCATTGGAAAACATTATGAAAAT GAGAATTTGTACCATTTAATTCAGAACACCAGTCAGTATCTAATTAAAAGGGTCACAAAAGAGTTTTCGGTCAAATATTCCGGAAGATGTTTGCCAATTGATTGCAATCAAAAAGATTTCAATATCATATTTGAGGAAGAAATGGATGAGAAATTTTGCACCTGTAAAACCGACATTAACAAATCAGTATTATTATCTTCTGTAACTTT gtATGTTTTTGTAggcttaattattttgatactgTTATCTTCTTTGTACGATTTAGCGATCTCATTTTCCGATACCA TTCCTGATTACGAAGTTTTGACCGCCTTTTCGTTAATCACAAACGTAcagaaatttttcaaatgcaACGAAAATCCAGAAGATTTATCATGTTTAAACGGAATGAAATGCATCAGCGTTTTAtggattgttttatattacgaATGGAGAATTTTGGCCGCAGGACCAGTCGAAAGTTATGGTGGTTTGATAAAt tttttaaatagtagcgcaaatctaatatttttccaaGGAGACATGGCAATTGATACCTTTTTTACAATTGGGGGTATAACAACAGCTTATGCCTTTACTAGGATGTATCAGAAAAAAGGCAGTTGTAGCATAAAAGACGTCGCCAAATTGTGCATGCACAGATACCTGCG gATGACTCCAGTTTTAGCAGCCATGGTACTACTTTATGCAACCACTTTATCACGATTAGGAAACGGTCCTGTGTGGCACCACATTGAGGAATCGCTCGTAGAACCATGCAAGACTTATTGGTGGACTTCCTTACTTTACATCCAGAATTACATCAATCATAGCGACTAT TGTATTGTACAGTCCTGGTACTTGTCCGTGGATATGCAAATGTTCTTTCTGTCGCCTTTGTTGTTGATTCCTTTAGAGAACTTTCCAAAGActtcaatttcatttattttgtgtatgaTAGCTGTTGGAATTGgcgttaatttttatatatcgtACTCTTTTGAGCTGCCCTACGCATCCTTTGCCTTGGA taacaaTTCGGACatttatttcgaaatattCTATTCAAGACTTTACTGCAGATACAGTGCGTATCTGTTAGGACTTGTGTGTGGCTGGTCGTTGAATAAAATTAGGAAAGATTGTGACAACTTCATTTTGACTAAA TTTGCAAGCATTTTCACGTGGAGTATGATGTTTATTTCGATTATAGTTTGCATATATTTTCCGTACGTTTTTCTGCACTCTGCGAAAAATGTTACGGCGAATGCTTTTTATAATTCACTAATAaggataatattttcaatagccATTTGCACTCTGGTCGTTTTGTGTTCCACTGGGAATGGAG GATTTGTTAATCATTTTCTATCttccaaattatttttcgTCATGACAAAACTTGTGTACTCAATGTATCTGGTGCATTTTATGGTGATTGCTTGTAGAATCTTCTCTACAAGATCAGCTTGGCAATTCACAAGATCTTCTATT atgtttaattatattggagatgtagttataacaattttaatatcatttatattggtgatattatttgattttcctTGTATGGCAATTCACAAACTGATTTTCGGCAAAG attgCTGTGAACGCAGAAAAATGTCGAGGATGTCGAATAGATTCAAATTAAGCATatcgcaataa